Proteins from one Desulfonema limicola genomic window:
- a CDS encoding TRAP transporter substrate-binding protein — MKKMIFKYVFAAFCICFTIGIFYPASSGAEITLTYSSFFPPTHIQSQLSESWCKEVEQRTEGRVKLQYYAGQTLTKAKQTYDSVEDGIADIGTSALSYTRGKFPLMSAVDLPFGYTSGKAATTVANELYEKFKPKEFKETKVLYFHAHGPGIIHTKGKAVRKLEDLKGLKVRSTGTSAEVVKALGGTPVPMPMPESYQSLQKGVVDGSMHPVEANKGWKLGEVVDYATSAYSAAYTTVFFIVMNKAKWDSLDPKDQKIIEDMNKEWAVKHGEAWDSSDMEGTRFFLQQGNEIIGIDNKESERWSQAVAPLIEEYSAELDKSKLDGKAVIQAIRDSLKKFE; from the coding sequence ATGAAGAAAATGATTTTTAAGTATGTATTTGCTGCATTCTGCATTTGTTTTACAATAGGTATTTTTTATCCTGCTTCTTCAGGAGCTGAAATTACATTGACATACAGCAGTTTTTTTCCCCCAACCCATATTCAAAGCCAGCTTTCTGAATCCTGGTGTAAAGAAGTTGAACAACGTACCGAGGGCAGGGTAAAACTTCAGTATTATGCAGGTCAGACCCTTACCAAAGCCAAACAGACCTATGACAGTGTTGAAGACGGTATTGCAGATATTGGAACATCTGCCCTGTCTTATACACGGGGCAAATTTCCTCTTATGTCTGCAGTAGATCTGCCTTTTGGCTATACCTCTGGAAAAGCTGCAACAACAGTGGCTAATGAGCTTTATGAAAAATTTAAACCTAAAGAATTTAAAGAAACAAAAGTATTGTATTTTCATGCCCATGGACCCGGAATAATTCATACCAAAGGCAAGGCTGTCAGAAAGCTGGAAGACCTTAAAGGTTTAAAAGTCAGATCAACAGGAACAAGTGCCGAGGTTGTAAAGGCTCTTGGAGGAACGCCTGTTCCCATGCCCATGCCTGAATCTTACCAAAGTCTTCAAAAAGGCGTTGTTGACGGATCTATGCATCCAGTTGAAGCAAACAAGGGCTGGAAGCTTGGAGAGGTTGTTGATTATGCAACATCAGCATATAGTGCTGCATACACAACAGTATTTTTTATTGTAATGAACAAGGCTAAATGGGATTCCCTGGACCCAAAAGACCAGAAAATTATTGAAGATATGAATAAAGAATGGGCTGTTAAACATGGAGAAGCATGGGACAGCAGCGACATGGAAGGCACAAGATTTTTCCTGCAGCAGGGCAATGAAATCATAGGGATTGATAATAAGGAAAGTGAAAGATGGAGCCAGGCTGTTGCACCTCTTATCGAAGAATATTCTGCTGAACTTGACAAAAGCAAACTTGATGGAAAGGCTGTTATCCAGGCAATCCGCGATTCTTTGAAAAAATTTGAATAA
- a CDS encoding 4Fe-4S dicluster domain-containing protein — protein MKAFVIDLSVCNGCYCCQIACKDEHVANDWTPYAKPQPDTGQFWIGITELVRGQVPKVKVSYIPKMCHHCDDAPCIEQCRSDAIYKREDGLVIIDPEKCTGCKLCADTCPHNAIFFNEGLNIAQKCTGCAHLLDNDDEWEVPRCVDQCPTEALKFGEEEDLKDFIKDAELLNPEAKTKSRLYYLHLPKKFVAGTLYNPLEKEVIIGASCILKDNESSETFNVQTDNFGDFWFRGLKDNRSFTLTMEKDGIVKTIDNICTDKDLSLGDIPMEIRQKAPKPSGFKGAVSYP, from the coding sequence ATGAAAGCATTTGTTATAGACCTTTCCGTATGTAACGGATGTTACTGCTGTCAGATTGCATGTAAGGACGAACATGTTGCCAATGACTGGACTCCCTATGCCAAACCCCAGCCTGATACAGGCCAGTTCTGGATAGGCATTACCGAACTGGTAAGAGGACAGGTTCCAAAAGTAAAGGTTTCCTATATTCCAAAGATGTGCCATCATTGTGATGATGCACCGTGCATTGAACAGTGCAGGTCAGATGCAATATACAAAAGAGAAGACGGCCTTGTTATTATTGATCCTGAAAAATGTACAGGATGCAAGCTTTGTGCAGACACCTGTCCCCATAATGCTATTTTCTTTAACGAGGGTCTTAATATTGCTCAAAAATGTACAGGGTGCGCCCATCTTCTTGATAATGATGATGAGTGGGAAGTACCAAGATGCGTAGATCAATGCCCTACTGAAGCACTTAAATTCGGGGAAGAAGAAGACCTTAAAGATTTTATTAAGGATGCAGAGCTTCTAAATCCTGAAGCAAAAACAAAATCCAGGCTCTATTATCTGCATCTGCCCAAAAAATTTGTGGCAGGTACTTTATACAACCCGCTGGAAAAAGAGGTTATTATCGGTGCTTCCTGTATATTAAAAGACAATGAAAGCTCAGAAACCTTTAATGTCCAGACAGATAATTTTGGAGATTTCTGGTTCAGGGGCTTAAAAGATAACCGCAGCTTTACCCTGACCATGGAAAAAGACGGGATAGTAAAAACCATTGACAATATCTGTACAGACAAGGATTTGAGCCTGGGGGATATTCCTATGGAAATCAGGCAGAAAGCTCCTAAACCATCTGGTTTTAAAGGGGCAGTTTCATATCCTTAA